One region of Pagrus major chromosome 7, Pma_NU_1.0 genomic DNA includes:
- the LOC140999852 gene encoding monocarboxylate transporter 1-like — protein MPPALGGPQGYTPPEGGWGWAVVAGAFISIGFSYAFPKSITVFFKEIEIIFDATPSQVSWISSIMLAVMYAGGPISSILVNKFGSRPIIILGGCLAGSGLVAASFCNTVQQLYFFIGVVGGLGLAFNLNPALTMIGKYFFIRRPIANGIAMAGSPVFLSTLAPLNSWLYDEFGWRGSFLILGGLLLNCCVAGSLMRPIGPKPQPPKPDTEAGEGKAVDPVKPQQKKTVMQTINSFIDLTLFKHRGFLLYLGGNVFMFFGLFAPLVFLSNYAKSKDISKEKAAFLLSVLAFVDMVARPSMGMLANTKWVRPRIQYFFAAAVLYNGVCHVLAPLSVDYTGFVIYAMFFGFAFGWLSAVLFETLMDLVGAQRFSSAVGLVTIVECGPVLLGPPLTGSFYNYYHHYDYTYVSSGIILIVSSVILFIGMGINYRMLDREKKEEERREREEAKEERTAMLTPPSPVKSDGDKEENSAPAAVTPDEVARMDEDTV, from the exons ATGCCTCCAGCGCTGGGTGGGCCCCAGGGGTACACCCCTCCAGAGGGTGGCTGGGGCTGGGCGGTGGTGGCAGGAGCCTTCATCTCCATCGGCTTCTCCTACGCCTTCCCCAAATCCATCACTGTGTTCTTCAAGGAGATCGAGATCATCTTCGATGCCACACCCAGTCAGGTGTCCTGGATCTCCTCCATCATGCTGGCTGTCATGTATGCTGGAG GTCCTATCAGCAGCATCCTAGTGAACAAATTTGGCAGTCGACCAATCATCATCCTCGGCGGCTGTCTGGCGGGGTCCGGTCTGGTGGCAGCCTCCTTCTGTAACACTGTGCAGCAGCTCTACTTCTTCATAGGAGTAGTAGGAG GTTTGGGCCTGGCGTTCAACTTGAATCCCGCCCTCACCATGATCGGTAAATACTTCTTCATACGTCGGCCCATCGCCAACGGCATCGCCATGGCAGGCAGCCCCGTGTTCCTGTCCACGCTGGCTCCTCTCAACTCCTGGCTGTACGATGAGTTCGGATGGCGAGGCAGCTTCCTCATCCTGGGAGGACTTCTGCTCAACTGCTGCGTGGCCGGCTCCCTCATGCGCCCCATCGGACCCAAACCTCAGCCGCCGAAGCCGGACACGGAGGCGGGCGAGGGCAAGGCAGTGGATCCGGTGAAGCCGCAGCAGAAGAAGACAGTCATGCAAACCATCAACTCCTTCATCGACCTGACGCTGTTCAAACACCGCGGCTTCCTGCTGTACCTCGGCGGCAACGTCTTCATGTTCTTCGGCCTCTTCGCTCCGCTCGTCTTCCTCTCCAATTATGCCAAGAGTAAGGACATCAGCAAGGAAAAGGCAGCCTTCCTGCTGTCAGTTCTGGCCTTCGTCGATATGGTCGCCCGGCCCTCCATGGGCATGCTGGCCAACACCAAGTGGGTCCGGCCCAGGATACAGTACTTCTTCGCCGCCGCGGTCCTCTACAACGGGGTGTGTCACGTGCTGGCGCCACTGTCAGTCGACTACACTGGATTTGTGATCTACGCCATGTTCTTTGGTTTCGCTTTTGGCTGGCTGAGTGCGGTGCTGTTTGAGACACTGATGGACCTGGTGGGAGCTCAGAGGTTCTCCTCAGCCGTGGGGTTGGTCACTATAGTGGAGTGTGGGCCGGTGCTGCTGGGCCCACCGCTGACAG GTAGTTTCTATAACTACTACCACCACTACGACTACACCTACGTCTCCTCCGGCATCATCCTCATTGTCTCGAGTGTGATCCTCTTTATCGGAATGGGCATCAACTACCGCATGTTGGAtcgagagaagaaagaggaggagagacgagaGAGGGAGGAAGCCAAGGAGGAGCGCACCGCCATGTTAACGCCTCCCTCTCCCGTAAAATCGGACGGGGACAAGGAGGAGAACTCGGCACCGGCAGCTGTCACGCCGGATGAGGTCGCCAGGATGGACGAGGACACTGTGTAG
- the LOC140999853 gene encoding vasopressin V2 receptor-like: MSVSMVTDSNPSIDWPVVSVTPAGTNVTDWERDALLAVGEVVVLAVIFVMALLGNGLVLVVLLRRRGHHNPLHQFMLNLCVADLVVAFFQVLPQLVWDAKGRFPGPDFLCRLVKYLQVLGMFVSSYMIVAMTVDRHYAICCPLLAHRSGATQRWNSFILLAWALSLLLSLPQVFIFSQSEVAPGVYECWGNFAETWGLKAYVTWMTLAVFILPVLIITVCQVRIFLEIHNNLYLKSERHLSPSSLPPSRRDSQRGGGGGGSRGRSSLPPYVSPIMFNNPATHTSFEPGSTYQHLPMGPLRSNSVPSHCDIHSYTAVHPAELQPDVLPDPAAPSAVCCPPPKAPPARGGEVSAAMSKTVRMTLVIVLVYSLCWAPFFSVQLWAAWDPDPPQNGAVFTLLMLLASLNSCTNPWIYSAFSSSVSPELRLLLLCQAHAPRRGSIPNDSTTTHTSNY; encoded by the exons ATGTCAGTCTCCATGGTAACGGACTCAAACCCCTCCATCGACTGGCCGGTGGTCTCGGTGACCCCGGCGGGTACGAATGTCACGGACTGGGAGCGCGACGCCCTCCTGGCCGTGGGAGAGGTGGTGGTGCTGGCCGTCATCTTCGTGATGGCGCTGCTCGGCAACgggctggtgctggtggtgctgctcaGGCGGAGAGGACACCACAACCCGCTGCACCAGTTCATGCTCAACCTCTGTGTGGCCGACCTGGTGGTGGCGTTTttccag gtGTTGCCCCAGCTGGTGTGGGATGCTAAAGGTCGCTTTCCGGGCCCGGACTTCCTGTGTCGTCTGGTGAAATACCTGCAGGTGCTCGGGATGTTCGTCTCCTCCTACATGATCGTTGCCATGACGGTGGACCGGCACTACGCcatctgctgccccctgctggcgcACCGCAGCGGGGCCACCCAGCGCTGGAACAGCTTCATACTGCTGGCGTGGGCGCTGTCGCTGCTGCTCAGCCTGCCACAG GTGTTCATCTTCTCCCAGTCAGAAGTGGCTCCAGGTGTCTACGAGTGTTGGGGAAACTTTGCTGAGACGTGGGGCCTCAAAGCCTACGTGACCTGGATGACCCTGGCTGTCTTCATCCTCCCTGTCCTCATCATCACCGTCTGCCAG GTGCGAATCTTCTTGGAGATCCACAACAATTTGTACCTGAAGTCAGAGCGCCAcctgtctccctcctccctccctccatccagaCGGGAcagccagagaggaggaggaggaggaggcagcagaggcagGTCCAGTCTGCCCCCGTATGTTTCACCAATCATGTTCAACAACCCTGCAACTCACACCAGCTTTGAGCCTGGATCCACCTATCAGCACCTGCCCATGGGTCCACTCAGGTCCAACAGCGTCCCATCACATTGTGATATTCACAGCTACACGGCCGTTCATCCGG CTGAGCTGCAGCCCGATGTGCTGCCCGACCCGGCAGCgccctctgctgtctgctgcccCCCACCCAAAGCCCCCCCTGCCCGCGGCGGAGAGGTATCAGCGGCCATGTCGAAGACGGTGAGGATGACGCTGGTCATAGTGCTCGTCTACTCGCTCTGCTGGGCCCCGTTCTTCAGCGTCCAGCTGTGGGCCGCCTGGGACCCCGACCCACCTCAGAACG gtgcagTCTTCACCCTGCTGATGCTGCTGGCCAGTCTGAACTCCTGCACCAACCCCTGGATCTACTCCGCCTTCTCCAGCAGCGTCTCTCCGgagctgcggctgctgctgctctgtcaggCGCACGCACCTCGCCGAGGCTCCATCCCCAACGactccaccaccacacacacctccaaCTACTGA